In a genomic window of Erigeron canadensis isolate Cc75 chromosome 5, C_canadensis_v1, whole genome shotgun sequence:
- the LOC122599507 gene encoding rust resistance kinase Lr10-like has product MASPRIIRFPGDGFNNFNGMQHDEDAALSKFEDILDKMATMYTVSSSEKWISATITATIIICSISLTVAVVKCLMKKEHINIPVTYIPVATSDSSKVSPISDQNITVSIPPVQPVVSFSQFLEETMERFLQDIARERPIRFSHQDINALTGNFSSFLGSGGYGEVYKGTFPNGVTIAVKVLKDKLSDKKVQEQFMAEVGTLGRTHHVNLVKLYGFCFDPAMKALVYEFMENGSLDKLLFDKNKLIKWEKLLQIAIGIAKGLAYLHEDCQQKIIHYDIKPGNVLLDSKLNPKVADFGLARLCNTESNASVRFVTREVGTLAYTAPELHKEFSPVTNKCDVYSFGLLLLEIIGRRRNYIPDTSNNIKELLINWAWKMYLKGKLSEFFTRCGIEDESKEEAERMLLVVFLCVHHDPNERPTMSNVVKMLEGEKEIDPPSNPFDYDESTAETSGVTGKHSKEISNTTSNKKVAGSYTKISKKSPEIELIT; this is encoded by the exons ATGGCATCTCCAAGAATCATCAGGTTTCCAGGTGATGGTTTCAATAACTTTAACGGCATGCAACATGATGAAGACGCGGCACTCAGCAAGTTTGAAGATATATTGGATAAGATGGCTACTATGTATACTGTTAGTTCCTCTGAAAAATGGA TTTCGGCAACAATCACCGCAACAATCATTATTTGTTCAATCAGCTTAACTGTGGCTGTAGTCAAGTGTTTGATGAAGAAAGAACATATAAATATTCCAGTGACGTACATACCTGTAGCCACCAGTGATAGCAGCAAGGTTTCACCAATTTCAGACCAGAATATTACAGTGAGCATACCACCAGTTCAACCAGTGGTTTCATTCTCACAATTCCTAGAAGAGACCATGGAGAGATTTCTTCAAGACATTGCAAGAGAAAGGCCCATAAGGTTCTCACATCAAGATATCAATGCACTCACTGGgaatttttcatcttttttgggTTCAGGTGGCTATGGAGAAGTTTACAAAGGGACATTTCCAAATGGAGTTACGATTGCAGTCAAAGTGCTTAAAGATAAGCTGTCGGACAAGAAAGTTCAAGAGCAATTCATGGCGGAGGTTGGAACCCTAGGAAGAACACACCACGTAAATCTAGTGAAACTCTATGGATTTTGTTTTGATCCTGCTATGAAAGCACTTGTTTACGAGTTTATGGAAAATGGATCCCTTGAtaaactactttttgataaGAACAAGCTGATTAAATGGGAAAAATTGCTCCAAATCGCCATTGGGATAGCGAAAGGTTTAGCATACTTGCATGAGGACTGCCAACAGAAGATAATTCACTATGACATAAAACCCGGGAATGTATTACTAGATTCAAAGCTAAACCCAAAGGTTGCAGATTTCGGGCTAGCTAGGCTATGTAACACAGAAAGCAATGCAAGTGTTAGATTCGTAACTAGAGAAGTCGGGACACTTGCATATACAGCACCTGAGTTGCACAAGGAGTTTAGCCCCGTGACCAATAAGTGTGATGTTTATAGTTTTGGTTTGCTCTTACTGGAGATTATTGGGAGAAGGAGAAACTACATCCCTGATACAAGCAACAATATCAAGGAGTTGCTTATTAATTGGGCCTGGAAAATGTATCTAAAGGGTAAACTTTCCGAATTTTTCACAAGGTGTGGGATAGAAGACGAAAGCAAAGAAGAAGCAGAGAGAAtgttacttgttgttttcttaTGTGTTCATCACGATCCAAATGAAAGACCAACTATGAGCAATGTTGTGAAGATGTTGGAGGGAGAAAAGGAGATTGACCCTCCTTCAAATCCTTTCGACTATGACGAATCAACAGCTGAAACCAGTGGTGTAACCGGTAAGCATAGCAAAGAGATTTCCAACACAACATCAAATAAAAAAGTTGCTGGCTCCTACaccaagatttcaaagaaatcACCTGAGATAGAATTAATTACTTAG
- the LOC122601092 gene encoding cold-responsive protein kinase 1-like, with protein MASHGFNNSNSVQVQHNEAEALKKFLDFFKKFEDMLDKMATSAISSQRWTSATIIICSISITVAIVWCLMKKEHINIPITYLPVATSDRSKVSPISDQNVTVSIPPVQTVVSFSQFLEETMERFLQDIARERPIRFSHQDINALTGNFTSFLGSGGYGEVYKGTFPNGVRIAVKVLKNKLSDKKVQEQFMAEIGTLGRTHHVNLVKLYGFCFDPAIKGLVYEYMENGSLDKLLFDKKRPVKWEKLLQIAIGIAKGLAYLHEECHQKIIHYDIKPGNVLLDSKLNPKVADFGLARLCNTESNEIVTFVTRQVGTPGYTAPELDKEFSPVTNKCDVYSFGVLLLEIIGRRRNYIANTSNDYKEVLLSWAWQMYKKGKLSEFLTGCDIEEESKQEAERMLMVVFLCVHHDPNERPTMSNVVKMLEGEKEIDPPSNPFKYVESSVEPSNPSSNTKVSDPLLPKISKRSPEIELMSSLLMSSK; from the exons ATGGCATCTCATGGTTTCAATAACTCTAACAGTGTGCAAGTGCAACATAATGAAGCTGAGGCATTAAAAAAGTTTctggatttttttaaaaagttcgAGGATATGTTGGATAAGATGGCTACTTCTGCTATTTCCTCTCAAAGATGGA CTTCCGCAACAATCATTATCTGTTCAATCAGCATAACTGTAGCTATAGTTTGGTGTTTGATGAAGAAAGAACATATAAATATTCCAATAACCTACTTACCTGTAGCCACCAGTGATAGGAGCAAGGTCTCACCAATTTCAGATCAGAATGTTACTGTGAGCATACCGCCGGTACAAACAGTGGTTTCATTCTCACAATTCCTAGAAGAGACCATGGAGAGATTTCTTCAAGACATTGCAAGAGAAAGGCCCATAAGATTCTCGCATCAAGATATCAATGCCCTCACGGGAAATTTTACATCTTTCTTGGGTTCAGGTGGCTACGGAGAAGTTTACAAAGGAACGTTCCCAAATGGAGTCAGAATTGCAGTCAAAGTGCTTAAAAATAAGCTGTCGGACAAGAAAGTTCAAGAGCAATTCATGGCGGAGATTGGAACCCTTGGAAGAACACACCATGTAAATCTAGTGAAACTCTATGGATTTTGTTTTGATCCGGCTATAAAAGGACTTGTATACGAGTATATGGAAAACGGGTCACTTGATAAACTACTCTTTGATAAGAAGAGGCCCGTTAAGTGGGAGAAATTGCTCCAAATCGCGATTGGGATAGCAAAAGGGTTGGCATATCTACATGAGGAGTGCCACCAGAAAATAATTCACTATGACATAAAACCCGGAAATGTATTACTAGACTCCAAGCTAAACCCAAAGGTTGCAGATTTTGGACTAGCTAGGCTATGTAACACAGAAAGCAATGAAATTGTTACATTCGTAACTAGACAAGTCGGGACACCAGGATATACAGCACCCGAGTTGGACAAGGAGTTTAGCCCTGTGACCAATAAGTGTGATGTTTATAGTTTTGGTGTGCTCTTACTGGAAATTATAGGGAGGAGGAGAAACTACATTGCCAATACAAGCAACGATTACAAAGAAGTGCTTCTTAGCTGGGCCTGGCAGATGTACAAGAAGGGTAAACTCTCCGAATTCCTTACTGGGTGTGACATTGAAGAGGAAAGCAAACAAGAAGCAGAGAGAATGTTAATGGTGGTTTTCTTGTGTGTTCATCACGATCCGAATGAAAGACCAACTATGAGCAATGTGGTGAAGATGTTGGAGGGAGAAAAGGAGATTGACCCTCCTTCAAATCCTTTCAAATACGTCGAATCATCAGTTGAACCCAGTAACCCGTCATCAAATACAAAAGTTTCTGACCCTCTTCTTCCCAAGATTTCAAAGAGATCACCAGAGATAGAATTAATGAGTAGTTTGTTAATGAGCTCAAAATAG